A window of Chanos chanos chromosome 15, fChaCha1.1, whole genome shotgun sequence genomic DNA:
TAGTCAGTTCAATCTAGATCAGATGCCAGTATTCATATTTATTATGCTTTAACAAACTGCTTTAAAGCAGACATTCTTCATGCATGTTTAAATTGCAACCTTACACTCATGAAACATGTTACTCACATAACAGCATTACCTTTTGATTTAAATacacttcaaaaacaaataagacaTATAGGACATcgaaaaacattcaaacaacagagaaataatttaCTTTGAAACTTCGACTGCTATTCTGTACATTCTGCAACTGTATAAGCTCCAAAAACACGTTTGAGGATTATAGAAAATTTCTAATACAGGGTCTGAATTTACGCTCATATAAAACTTGAAGTGCTCAAAAAATTCCAATGTCAATTTTTTTCACTGAACAATTGATAAATCAACTAAAGCACAAGTGTAAGACTGTAGTTAAGTGATTCCTATGTTGCATGTTTGCAGAGCCTTTCAAGTAAGGCTGTCTAAAGCAAAGCAGTACATAAATGTGCGAAAGAATAATACATGGCCTCTCACAAAGAGAATGCTGTTAATCATAACCAgaagaaacacataaaaattACCAGAGTGGGATATGTGGATCCTTCCCCAGGTCTATCATGACAGTTCACGGCATTATTTAGGTTTCTCCTCAGAGTGTTATTATCAGGATGCACACCTTCATAAGATCCAACAAATTTGAAGTCACTGGTGTGTGACCCTGTTGTCAGGTAAGTGTCATAATTATAAGCACTGTGGATGGTTCCTGTTCCTTCAACATCTGCATAATTCCGAGGGAATGAACAGCTTGGAATAGCCAGTGTTCCATCAAATGATAGTCTAGGCTTCTTCCTGAGGCAAGTTCTCATGGCCAGAAGTACAATGATGAAAATCAGAAAGAATGCAGAAACGGACACCAACGCAATGACCAGATAAGGTGTTACATTAGAATTCCTGTCCTCAGAAAATACATTATTAATTTCTGGAACTTCTGACAGATCATCTGAAATAAGCAAATGTACTGTACAGGTTGAGGTGAGAGATGGGCGTCCATCATCCTTCACTGAAATAACGAGATTCTGCTTCACAGCATCAGATACTGAAATATCTCGCAGTGTTCTGATCTCTCCACTGTGGAGACCTATGGTGAAAAGACCTGGATCGGTGGACTTAATAATCTGATATGACAGCCAAGCATTGTGTCCAGAGTCAGCATCTACAGCAATCACTTTGGAAACCAGAGAACCCAAGAAAGCATTTTTGGGAATCATTTCAGTCATGAAGGACTTTCCCTCTGGAATGGGATATAATATTTGTGGAGAGTTGTCATTTTCATccattacaaacacactcagggTCACATTACTGCTGAGAGGAGGAGAACCATTGTCTCTTGCTAAAACCTGGACTTTAAAACCTCTTAACTGCTCATGGTCAAATGACTTCACAGCATGTATTACTCCAAGCTCTCTATTAATAGATAAAAAAGAGGACACTGGAATACCATTGACTTCACTGGACATCAGAGTATAGAATACAGTGCCATTTTGTTTCCAGTCGGGGTCTTTTGCTGACACAGAACAAATAGAAGCTCCTGGTTTGTTGTTCTCCATCACAAATGCACTGTAGGAATGCTCCTCAAATACAGGTGGGTTGTCATTAACATCtgaaatttttaaatgaatggtcTTAGAGGAAGATAATGGAGGATTTCCAGCGTCAGTAGCAGTGATTGTTATGTTGTAATCTTTGACTTGTTCTCGGTCAAGCTCTGCTGTAGTTATCAAagaataataatttttaataGATGGATTCAATTTGAAAGGAACCGTGTGTTTAACTGAGCATCGGACCTGCCCGTTACTTCCTGAGTCTTTATCTTGAACATTAATAATCCCCACCTCTGTGCCACGATCAACGCTCTCAGGCAAGGGATCGTTCAAAGATTTGATAACAATTTTTGGTGCGTTGTCATTCACATCAACAACTTCTATAATAATTTTTGCACTGGATGCTAACCCAGAAGAATCTTTTGCCTGGACTCTCAATTCATAGTATGTTTCCTCCTCATAATCTAATTCTCCCCGTAGCTTAATTTGTCCAGTTGTTTTGtcaattaaaaacaattttgCAGCTTTGTCCGATATACGACTGAACTCGTATGTGATTTCTCCATTTGCTCCCTCATCTGCATCCGTGGCGTTTACTGCTGTTACGACTGTACCGACAGCAGCATTCTCTTGTAGACCAACTTTATACACGTCTTGAGTAAACACTGGGACATTGTCGTTGGCATCAAGCACAGTGACGTGTATAAGCGCAGTACCAGTTTTCGGTGGCATTCCACCATCAGTAGCAGTCAAAATTAAATTAACCTCGTGGTTCTGTTCACGATCTAGTTCTTTGTCTAATACTAACTCGCCATATTTTCCTCCGTCCGCATTCTCGCGGACAGACAATATAAAGTAATCATTCTTCTCAAGCGAATATCCTTGAACTGTATTCTGCCCAATGTCCGCATCATGAGCCTCTTCCAAAGGGAAACGGGTACCCTTAACAGCAGCCTCTGTAATTTCAAGACTAATGAGGTCATTAAGGAATTTTGGAGGATTATCATTTATGTCCTGAATTCGCAGTGAAATACGATGTAACTCAAGAGGGTTTTCCAAGAGAAGTTCGTATGTCAGAGTACAAATAACCTTCGAACCGCAGAGATCCTCTCGGTCTATTGTCTCTACTACAATTAAATTGCCTGTATCCGGATTAATTTCACAGCAGCGTCTGCTGTTATCCTCGGCATCTAACCGAGCCTTGCGAGCTGACATTTTTTTAGGATCCAGTCCGAGGTCCTTCGCTAAATTTCCAATTACATGTTGACGTTTCACCTCCTCTGCTACCGTGTAGCTTATATCTCCGAGACTAGTGCGAACGAAAAGGAGAACCAAACAGATGATCGAAGCAGTGGCAGAAAATACCCCTTTT
This region includes:
- the LOC115828198 gene encoding protocadherin gamma-A12-like; amino-acid sequence: MEKGVFSATASIICLVLLFVRTSLGDISYTVAEEVKRQHVIGNLAKDLGLDPKKMSARKARLDAEDNSRRCCEINPDTGNLIVVETIDREDLCGSKVICTLTYELLLENPLELHRISLRIQDINDNPPKFLNDLISLEITEAAVKGTRFPLEEAHDADIGQNTVQGYSLEKNDYFILSVRENADGGKYGELVLDKELDREQNHEVNLILTATDGGMPPKTGTALIHVTVLDANDNVPVFTQDVYKVGLQENAAVGTVVTAVNATDADEGANGEITYEFSRISDKAAKLFLIDKTTGQIKLRGELDYEEETYYELRVQAKDSSGLASSAKIIIEVVDVNDNAPKIVIKSLNDPLPESVDRGTEVGIINVQDKDSGSNGQVRCSVKHTVPFKLNPSIKNYYSLITTAELDREQVKDYNITITATDAGNPPLSSSKTIHLKISDVNDNPPVFEEHSYSAFVMENNKPGASICSVSAKDPDWKQNGTVFYTLMSSEVNGIPVSSFLSINRELGVIHAVKSFDHEQLRGFKVQVLARDNGSPPLSSNVTLSVFVMDENDNSPQILYPIPEGKSFMTEMIPKNAFLGSLVSKVIAVDADSGHNAWLSYQIIKSTDPGLFTIGLHSGEIRTLRDISVSDAVKQNLVISVKDDGRPSLTSTCTVHLLISDDLSEVPEINNVFSEDRNSNVTPYLVIALVSVSAFFLIFIIVLLAMRTCLRKKPRLSFDGTLAIPSCSFPRNYADVEGTGTIHSAYNYDTYLTTGSHTSDFKFVGSYEAFSL